One Lacunisphaera limnophila DNA window includes the following coding sequences:
- the tdh gene encoding L-threonine 3-dehydrogenase, with product MPPKMRAIVKPAPGPGLIMTEVPVPRPGLNDVLIKIRKTSICGTDVHINKWDAWAARTIKPPLVIGHEYVGTVADVGAGVSGFTLGQLVTGEGHIVCGHCRNCLAGRRHLCPNTIGVGVNRDGAFADYVCVPASNVWKIPAGLDPDVVSCFDPLGNAVHTTLSFDMVGEDVLITGAGPIGCMAIAVAQHAGARHIVITDINDGRLELAKKLGPIRAVNVARENLSEVWHQELGMTEGFDIGLEMSGSSAALNQMIDNMVMGGRIALLGVHPAEAMVDWNKIVFKMLHLKGIYGREMFETWYKMTALVQGGMDITPVITHRLPVADFQEGFELMGSGRSGKIILNWE from the coding sequence ATGCCTCCCAAAATGCGCGCCATCGTCAAACCTGCGCCCGGCCCCGGACTCATCATGACCGAGGTGCCCGTGCCCCGGCCCGGCCTCAACGATGTCCTGATCAAGATCCGCAAGACCTCCATCTGCGGCACCGACGTCCACATTAACAAGTGGGACGCCTGGGCCGCCCGCACCATCAAGCCACCCCTCGTCATCGGCCACGAATACGTCGGCACCGTGGCGGACGTCGGCGCCGGCGTGAGCGGTTTCACCCTCGGCCAACTCGTCACCGGCGAGGGCCACATCGTCTGCGGCCACTGCCGCAACTGCCTCGCCGGCCGCCGCCACCTCTGCCCCAACACCATCGGCGTGGGCGTGAACCGCGACGGTGCCTTCGCCGATTATGTCTGCGTGCCCGCCTCCAATGTCTGGAAGATCCCCGCCGGCCTCGACCCCGATGTCGTCTCCTGTTTCGACCCGCTCGGCAACGCCGTCCACACCACCCTGTCGTTCGACATGGTCGGCGAGGACGTCCTCATCACCGGCGCCGGCCCGATCGGCTGCATGGCCATCGCCGTCGCCCAGCACGCCGGCGCCCGCCACATCGTCATCACCGACATCAACGACGGCCGCCTCGAGCTGGCCAAGAAACTCGGCCCCATCCGCGCCGTCAACGTGGCCCGCGAAAACCTCTCCGAGGTCTGGCACCAGGAACTTGGCATGACCGAGGGCTTCGACATCGGCCTCGAGATGTCCGGCAGTTCCGCCGCGCTCAACCAGATGATCGACAACATGGTCATGGGCGGTCGCATTGCCCTCCTCGGCGTACACCCGGCCGAGGCGATGGTGGACTGGAACAAGATCGTTTTCAAAATGCTCCACCTGAAGGGCATTTACGGCCGCGAAATGTTCGAGACCTGGTACAAGATGACCGCCCTCGTGCAGGGTGGCATGGACATCACCCCCGTCATCACCCACCGCCTCCCCGTCGCCGACTTCCAAGAGGGGTTCGAGCTGATGGGCTCCGGCCGCTCCGGCAAGATCATCCTGAATTGGGAATGA
- the kbl gene encoding glycine C-acetyltransferase: MNPAFTAHLKQTLAGIDSAGLTKRERIITTQQTAHIAVSTGQEVLNLCANNYLGLANHPDLIAAGHAALDRWGYGLASVRFICGTQQIHRDLETALARFLGTDDTILYSSCFDANGGLFETLLGAEDAVISDELNHASIIDGIRLGKAQRYRYKNTDLADLEAKLKEADAAGARFKLIATDGVFSMDGTIAPLPGICDLADKYQALVMVDDSHAAGFMGATGRGTHEHCGVMGRVDVFTGTLGKALGGASGGYTSGRKEIIDLLRQRSRPYLFSNTIPPVVAGATLKCLEILTASTTLRDKLHANTAYYRAGLTSAGLTIKPGTHPIVPIMLGDAVLAQKVSARLLEKGVYAVGFFFPVVAQGQARIRTQVSAAHSREDLAFAINAFAEIKAEFKL; the protein is encoded by the coding sequence ATGAACCCCGCCTTCACCGCCCACCTCAAGCAAACCCTCGCCGGCATCGACTCCGCCGGCCTGACCAAGCGCGAGCGCATCATCACCACCCAGCAGACGGCGCATATCGCCGTCTCAACCGGCCAGGAGGTCCTGAATCTCTGCGCTAACAACTACCTCGGCCTCGCGAACCACCCCGACCTGATCGCCGCCGGCCACGCCGCCCTTGACCGCTGGGGCTACGGCCTCGCCTCCGTGCGCTTCATCTGCGGCACCCAGCAGATCCACCGCGACCTCGAGACCGCCCTTGCCCGCTTTCTCGGCACCGACGACACCATCCTCTATTCCTCCTGCTTCGACGCCAACGGCGGCCTGTTCGAAACCCTGCTCGGCGCCGAGGACGCTGTCATCTCCGACGAACTCAACCACGCCTCGATCATCGACGGCATCCGCCTCGGCAAAGCCCAACGCTACCGTTACAAGAATACCGACCTCGCCGACCTCGAGGCCAAGCTGAAGGAGGCCGACGCCGCCGGCGCCCGCTTCAAGCTCATCGCCACCGACGGCGTGTTTTCCATGGACGGCACCATCGCCCCGCTGCCGGGCATCTGCGACCTCGCGGACAAATACCAGGCCCTCGTCATGGTCGACGACAGCCATGCCGCCGGCTTCATGGGCGCGACCGGCCGCGGCACGCATGAGCACTGCGGCGTCATGGGGCGCGTGGACGTCTTCACCGGCACGCTCGGCAAGGCCCTCGGCGGCGCCAGCGGCGGCTACACCAGTGGCCGGAAGGAAATCATCGACCTCCTCCGCCAGCGTTCCCGCCCCTACCTGTTCTCCAACACCATCCCGCCCGTCGTCGCCGGCGCGACGCTGAAGTGCCTGGAAATACTCACCGCCTCGACCACCCTGCGGGACAAACTCCACGCCAACACCGCCTACTACCGCGCGGGCCTGACCTCGGCCGGCCTGACCATCAAGCCCGGTACCCACCCCATCGTGCCGATCATGCTCGGCGACGCCGTGCTCGCCCAAAAGGTCTCCGCCCGCCTGCTCGAGAAAGGCGTCTATGCGGTCGGCTTCTTCTTCCCCGTGGTTGCGCAGGGCCAGGCCCGCATCCGCACGCAGGTCTCCGCCGCCCACAGCCGCGAGGACCTCGCCTTCGCCATCAACGCCTTCGCCGAAATCAAAGCCGAGTTCAAATTGTGA
- a CDS encoding cytidine deaminase, with protein MPSAAKLKLLKAAAKTAAGRAYAPYSKFRVGAAVLTESGRIFAGCNVENASYGLCNCAERSAIFSAVSAGERKFKCVVVYTPTQTATAPCGACRQVIFEFGPKIRVISFCAGLDRIDTAIKSLLPAAFGPADLA; from the coding sequence ATGCCCTCCGCCGCCAAACTAAAGCTACTGAAGGCCGCCGCCAAAACCGCCGCCGGCCGGGCCTACGCGCCTTATTCCAAATTCCGCGTCGGCGCCGCCGTCCTTACGGAATCGGGCAGGATATTTGCCGGCTGCAACGTGGAGAATGCCTCCTACGGCCTCTGCAACTGCGCCGAGCGCTCCGCGATCTTCAGCGCCGTCTCCGCCGGCGAGCGCAAATTCAAATGCGTGGTCGTCTACACGCCCACCCAAACGGCCACCGCCCCCTGCGGCGCCTGCCGGCAGGTGATCTTCGAGTTCGGCCCCAAGATCCGCGTGATCTCCTTCTGCGCCGGCCTCGACCGCATCGACACCGCGATCAAGTCCCTCCTCCCCGCCGCCTTCGGCCCCGCCGACCTGGCTTGA